A single Metarhizium brunneum chromosome 5, complete sequence DNA region contains:
- the SPC2 gene encoding Signal peptidase complex subunit SPC2, with amino-acid sequence MAAEKISLYNLADLKNTSDDALPNYLNSLKFKQSHFLTDVRLALGYGAFAIAAACFGWDYKFGFENTKYYTAAAVAIYTLLNGFLTFWTSTVEKGTVYQGTAPSGERITIRTNTKKNDPTYYVTVISEQKTGEPKTLEISKSFASWFDETGRFVPKPFQEFLATSVPAIGKQDPKKIMSASQDVYGANAEVLDAMLAGTGATGSATGANATESKGKRRKA; translated from the exons ATGGCTGCAGAAAAAATCAGTCTGTACAATCTTGCAG ACCTCAAAAATACATCCGATGACGCTCTCCCCAACTACCTCAACTCCCTCAAATTCAAACAATCCCACTTCCTGACCGACGTCCGGCTGGCCCTGGGCTACGGCGCAttcgccatcgccgccgcctgtTTCGGATGGGACTACAAATTCGGCTTTGAAAACACAAAGTACTACACTGCTGCGGCTGTTGCCATATACACCCTGCTGAATGGCTTCCTTACGTTTTGGACGTCGACTGTGGAGAAGGGCACCGTGTACCAAGGAACGGCACCTTCAGGGGAGCGG ATTACAATCCGCACAAACACAAAGAAAAACGACCCGACGTACTACGTAACTGTCATCTCGGAACAAAAAACCGGCGAGCCAAAGACGCTCGAAATCTCAAAGTCCTTCGCGTCATGGTTCGACGAGACCGGTCGCTTCGTCCCTAAGCCCTTCCAGGAATTCCTGGCTACTTCCGTCCCGGCTATTGGCAAGCAGGACCCCAAGAAGATCATGTCTGCTTCACAGGACGTGTATGGTGCTAATGCCGAGGTGTTGgatgccatgttggcgggGACTGGGGCTACTGGTAGTGCCACGGGTGCGAATGCGACTGAGTCGAAGGGTAAGCGGAGAAAGGCTTGA
- the ATP11 gene encoding Protein ATP11 yields MASVRIPALRHLATYPLRSAARLQTQRRWAQVHDVRFLVTKQPPQALLDKYREKLNQKAKDEGHGSIDDLKSAYADKIVAERIRDAIEYPIPTIPQAPETPISQPNRGPIPSQQTANAASAPPSPSGKAAVQSLDEIVDVEKIRELPEKELTAVWRLRHANSPHKLCAVIPTSSYKAMEEMARKSPQFVLPVPHESQGAEIHFLQWTFDAASNTSTVLFTQLAEFKTRGEFAQPHTTVTHHLDLVEDKGLVLMQGQTMEDRGVQPEHAKWLVMCLQRFYGAWESTEAELDGSRKERADERKKLVEWFGSGDSRFSVEKLLEEAERIG; encoded by the coding sequence ATGGCTTCTGTAAGGATACCAGCACTCCGTCATTTGGCGACCTACCCCTTGCGGTCTGCCGCGCGCCTGCAAACCCAGCGTCGATGGGCCCAGGTCCATGATGTCAGATTTCTAGTCACCAAGCAACCACCGCAAGCCTTGCTTGACAAGTACCGCGAGAAGCTCAatcaaaaggccaaggacgaggggcatggcagcattgacgACTTAAAATCTGCATATGCCGATAAAATCGTTGCCGAGCGCATAAGAGACGCCATTGAATATCCGATTCCCACGATCCCCCAAGCTCCGGAAACCCCTATTTCGCAGCCGAATCGAGGGCCAATTCCGTCCCAACAGACCGCCAATGCAGCATCCGcaccaccaagcccaagtGGCAAAGCTGCTGTGCAATCATTAGACGAGATTGTGGACGTTGAGAAAATCCGTGAGCTCCCGGAAAAGGAGCTGACAGCAGTTTGGAGACTTCGCCACGCCAACTCACCACATAAACTTTGCGCTGTCATTCCCACATCTTCCTACAAAGCCATGGAGGAAATGGCACGCAAGTCACCCCAGTTCGTTTTACCCGTGCCTCACGAGAGCCAGGGGGCCGAGATTCACTTCTTGCAGTGGACCTTCGATGCCGCGTCCAACACCAGCACCGTGCTCTTCACTCAGCTGGCAGAGTTCAAAACCCGCGGCGAGTTCGCCCAGCCTCACACAACGGTGACGCACCACCTCGACTTGGTTGAAGACAAGGGCCTCGTATTGATGCAGGGACAGACCATGGAAGACCGGGGTGTGCAACCTGAACACGCCAAATGGCTTGTCATGTGCCTCCAGCGATTCTACGGGGCCTGGGAAAGCACCGAAGCCGAGCTTGACGGCTCAAGGAAAGAGAGAGCCGACGAACGAAAGAAGCTGGTGGAGTGGTTTGGGAGCGGTGACTCTAGATTTAGTGTTGAAAAGCTGCTTGAAGAGGCGGAGAGGATTGGATAG
- the MMS19 gene encoding MMS19 nucleotide excision repair, giving the protein MADFRQLALDFVLEDNKAKSVRFAQKAAKEIEAAAPNSNPVARWVESVQPWMPDSNDDDVMRDAGDTPDWTARSRALEFLSRTLHYLNPEALKPSQVNLLVAFFGAMFDVDHKAGILPSATALSRIIAMKSFHPNSGRDIILKVCTLKEDFPRQISKTRLAVYELLRSLVSNPEVAKDLQQRDGKDTAFMKDLLHLCQTERDPDCLMVWFDILRLFLSEYPPSKEILEEIYGTFKAYFPITLPRTAQSGVTPEELKLQLRKCFSSTYRLASLSLPFLIGKLDQGDGVTVNVKVDVLRTIRACLEEYKDPTESITPYTNRIWTSLKYEVRNGEIEDTIWATLEVLKSLTTRLAGDDLRDYTLTVTRDCVVDLATPMYTTAAGRLLVSVLSANPSAFVLIVAPAVTHIKENLRHPKSPTHSQDLLKILRIILETRLLLTDVEMSEHDRNDFAAVDGVFKTLYADVYKGPLELPAKPAASDEDFKLSTEAVQGVGALIGQREVKSLASDAGHKTSDLALLLPISTCAESCETLFNISTQQWDERSRRIGADELVNESVKALQRIIQAYPGGFLSIVAKASSILRQSIANLTHDSLDTIQSLGPLLAYIGCSSLSASLELSLRQFVQVVRTIELELLAAIDQTTSPRIWCFLVAGIHSTVRYFNEACLEKDAKASAVEEGTLSSDQIVVKYPQLSSATAFSEPAVPTVQSTLTSVSEARTDALLIGLHIVGSLYRRATQSTETGGQLAKSSDFDGSEPHPELRYLSLLSELAGFIVHEFNESQQASLEVEKYALNLFRGDEVNVSGPSSWTWLTSGYLGILSLGILESVRPSRIAKFYETGVAQQILTEGTATGSSVGEVALRPVRRSILAILANKHNIETLDSVMANVATSLQDALQKTRADSANGPLATNLETCFSIFSLIGGLFRRYSGNKIQPLIQLLRTAPNDVQSGYQLGRGLEIIVVPQRFLTKENFAVVRLLWLQKIYIELIKPMLEVALGKDSSITDPVIRTNFSISVLLMVKHLDFSIYEQDADKILRIAIAIAQNLGIGTDGMAALQVIKDILVEASEQAEDHIRSLIKICASIFANRQQSADRPDWLPAEYGDAVPSLEVQAGCGKIALEIVGGLPRMFESRHLLAYEPQVQRDLSTACGHRVRELRSTARLARGAWANVK; this is encoded by the exons ATGGCTGATTTTCGCCAGCTCGCTCTAGACTTTGTTCTGGAGGACAACAAGGCGAAATCAGTCCGCTTTGCCCAGAAAGCTGCCAAGG AGATTGAAGCCGCCGCCCCGAATTCCAACCCTGTAGCACGATGGGTTGAGTCTGTTCAGCCATGGATGCCTGACAGCAATGATGACGATGTGATGCGGGATGCCGGCGAtacaccagactggaccgCCAGATCAAGAG CCTTGGAGTTCTTATCCCGGACATTGCATTACCTGAACCCGGAGGCCCTCAAGCCCAGCCAGG TCAATCTCCTGGTCGCATTTTTCGGAGCCATGTTTGATGTCGATCACAAGGCTGGTATTCTACCGTCGGCGACTGCACTTTCGCGAATTATTGCCATGAAGTCATTTCACCCGAACAGTGGCAGGGACATTATTCTAAAGGTGTGCACTCTTAAAGAGGACTTCCCTCGACAGATATCGAAAACTCGCCTTGCCGTCTACGAGCTGCTGAGGTCGCTAGTCAGCAATCCAGAGGTCGCTAAGGACCTTCAGCAGCGGGACGGTAAGGATACCGCATTTATGAAggatcttcttcatctttgtcAAACTGAGAGGGACCCTGATTGCTTAATGGTTTGGTTTGATATACTTCGACTATTTCTTTCAGAGTATCCGCCATCCAAGGAAATATTAGAGGAGATTTATGGAACATTCAAGGCATACTTCCCCATCACCCTACCTCGCACTGCGCAGAGTGGCGTGACGCCTGAGGAACTGAAGTTGCAGCTGCGCAAATGCTTCTCATCAACTTATCGTCTTGCTTCGCTCTCTCTACCTTTTCTGATTGGTAAATTAGACCAAGGAGATGGTGTGACAGTCAATGTGAAG GTAGATGTTTTGCGGACAATAAGGGCTTGCCTGGAAGAGTACAAAGACCCAACGGAATCAATCACACCATATACAAACAGAATATGGACCAGTTTGAAGTATGAAGTCAGAAACGGAGAAATCGAAGACACGATTTGGGCAACGCTGGAAGTACTGAAGTCTCTTACGACAAGACTGGCCGGTGATGACCTGCGCGACTACACACTGACCGTTACGAGAGACTGTGTAGTTGATTTAGCAACGCCAATGTATACTACCGCCGCTGGTCGATTGCTTGTTAGTGTGCTCAGCGCCAACCCAAGCGCCTTTGTTCTCATAGTTGCACCGGCAGTTACGCACATCAAGGAGAATCTTCGTCACCCGAAATCACCAACACATAGCCAGGATCTTCTAAAAATTTTGCGCATCATTCTGGAAACCCGTTTACTACTCACAGATGTGGAAATGTCAGAACATGATAGAAATGACTTCGCGGCGGTGGATGGAGTTTTCAAGACTCTATATGCTGATGTCTACAAAGGGCCTTTGGAGCTGCCCGCAAAGCCCGCCGCATCTGATGAGGACTTCAAACTGTCTACAGAGGCAGTGCAAGGTGTTGGCGCTCTTATTGGGCAGAGGGAAGTCAAGTCCTTGGCTTCCGATGCAGGGCACAAGACTTCAGACCTGGCGTTGCTACTACCCATATCAACATGTGCTGAAAGCTGCGAGACCCTGTTTAACATTTCCACACAGCAATGGGACGAAAGGTCTAGGAGAATCGGCGCCGATGAGCTGGTCAATGAATCCGTAAAGGCTCTACAGAGGATAATCCAGGCATATCCTGGAGGCTTCCTGTCGATAGTTGCTAAAGCCTCGTCTATCCTTCGACAATCGATTGCCAACCTTACGCATGATTCATTAGACACAATCCAGTCACTGGGCCCGCTTCTGGCGTATATTGGCTGCTCATCTCTGTCAGCAAGCTTAGAATTGTCACTTAGACAGTTTGTCCAAGTCGTGAGGACTATTGAATTGGAGTTGTTGGCGGCTATTGACCAGACAACTAGCCCAAGAATATGGTGTTTTTTGGTTGCCGGAATCCACTCAACTGTGAGATATTTCAATGAGGCCTGCTTAGAAAAGGATGCAAAGGCCAGTGCAGTGGAGGAGGGGACTCTATCTTCGGACCAAATTGTCGTTAAGTATCCCCAACTTTCCTCAGCGACCGCCTTTAGCGAGCCTGCCGTACCAACAGTTCAGTCAACCTTGACCTCTGTTAGTGAAGCTCGTACCGACGCTTTATTGATTGGTCTTCATATAGTGGGCTCACTATATCGTCGGGCAACGCAGTCAACCGAAACTGGGGGCCAACTTGCGAAAAGCAGCGACTTCGATGGCTCAGAACCACACCCGGAACTCCGATATCTTTCTCTACTATCTGAATTGGCTGGTTTCATTGTCCATGAATTCAATGAGTCTCAGCAGGCTTCCCTCGAGGTGGAGAAATATGCACTGAACCTCTTCCGCGGAGACGAGGTCAATGTATCAgggccatcatcttggaCTTGGTTGACCTCTGGGTATTTGGGCATTCTGTCTCTCGGAATACTGGAGTCTGTGCGGCCTTCTAGAATAGCCAAATTT TACGAAACTGGCGTGGCACAACAAATCTTAACTGAAGGGACAGCTACTGGTAGCTCTGTCGGTGAAGTCGCATTGCGACCTGTGAGGAGATCCATCCTTGCGATATTGGCGAATAAACACAATATTGAGACGCTCGACTCCGTCATGGCGAATGTGGCAACCAGCTTGCAAGATGCTTTGCAAAAGACTAGAGCAGACAGTGCCAACGGGCCGCTGGCAACAAATCTGGAAACTTGCTTTTCCATATTCTCCTTAATAGGAGGACTCTTCAGACGATACAGTGGCAACAAAATTCAACCTCTGATTCAGCTATTACGCACAGCCCCGAACGATGTCCAGTCCGGCTATCAGCTCGGACGAGGACTGGAAATCATCGTTGTCCCTCAGAGATTTCTAACAAAAGAAAACTTCGCTGTTGTTCGACTCCTCTGGCTCCAGAAGATCTACATTGAGCTCATCAAACCCATGCTAGAAGTCGCCTTAGGCAAAGACTCTAGCATTACCGATCCCGTCATCAGGACCAACTTCAGCATATCCGTGCTACTCATGGTCAAACACTTGGACTTTTCAATCTACGAGCAAGACGCAGACAAGATTCTACGAATCGCTATCGCTATCGCACAGAATCTCGGCATCGGAACCGACGGCATGGCTGCCTTGCAAGTTATTAAGGATATCCTTGTAGAAGCTTCCGAACAAGCGGAGGACCACATCCGCAGCCTTATCAAGATTTGTGCCAGTATTTTCGCAAACAGACAGCAATCAGCCGACCGACCGGATTGGTTGCCCGCTGAATACGGAGACGCAGTTCCCAGTTTAGAAGTACAGGCTGGCTGTGGCAAGATAGCATTGGAGATTGTAGGTGGACTGCCGCGAATGTTTGAGTCTCGCCATTTGTTGGCGTATGAGCCACAGGTCCAGCGAGATTTATCAACTGCGTGTGGTCATAGGGTGCGTGAATTGAGGAGTACGGCGCGGTTGGCGCGGGGTGCGTGGGCAAATGTGAAATAG
- the RLA2 gene encoding ribosomal protein P2, whose translation MKHLAAYLLLGLAGNNSPSAKDIKNVLSAVGIEADDDRLKTLLSELEGKDVSELIAAGSEKLASVPSGGAGGAAAAGGAAAGGAAAEEKAEEKEEEKEESDEDMGFGLFD comes from the exons ATGAAGCACCTCGCCGCTtacctcctcctcggcctcgctggCAACAACTCTCCTTCGGCCAAGGACATTAAGAACGTCCTCTCCGCCGTCGGTATTGAGGCTGACGATGACCGCCTGAAGACTCTCCTCTCCGAGCTTGAGGGCAAGGACGTCTCCGAG CTCATTGCTGCCGGTTCCGAGAAGCTTGCTTCCGTTCCCtctggcggtgctggcggtgccgccgctgctggtggcgctgccgccggtggtgctgctgccgaggagaaggccgaggaaaaggaggaggagaaggaggagtcCGATGAGGACATGGGCTTCGGTCTCTTCGACTAA
- the POLR3H gene encoding DNA-directed RNA polymerase III subunit RPC8 — protein MFILTKISDLVQIAPEDFSKHSIVAIEDNINAKYANKVIQKIGLCICLYDILWSSEGLIGHGTGLVNVNVEFRMVVFRPFKGEVMLGRIRSSTPAGINLRTDFFDDIFIPFEELPQGAEYNHSEQLWIWNLEDDRLFYDNHEMVRFQVIDEEWHDQTPAGPTQGEETPAKTPYRIKGSMAREGLGACLWWDGA, from the exons ATGTTCATCCTG ACCAAAATCTCAGACCTGGTGCAAATTGCTCCAGAGGACTTTTCAAAACACAGCATAGTCGCCATTGAAGATAACATTAATGCCAAATATGCCAACAAG GTCATTCAGAAGATTGGACTGTGTATCTGTCTGTACGATATCCTCTGGTCCTCCGAAGGCTTGATAGGTCACGGGACGGGACTAGTCAACGTCAATG TTGAGTTCCGCATGGTGGTGTTTCGTCCGTTCAAGGGCGAAGTCATGCTCGGCAGGATACGGAGCTCTACGCCAGCGGGCATTAACTTGAGGACGGATTTCTTTGACGACATTTTCATTCCCTTTGAGGAGCTGCCACAGGGTGCGGAGTA TAATCATAGTGAGCAGCTTTGGATCTGGAACCTTGAAGACGATAGGCTATTTTACGATAATCACGAAATGGTTCGTTTTCAAGTCATTGACGAGGAGTGGCATGACCAGACGCCGGCCGGACCAACGCAAGGGGAAGAAACCCCAGCCAAGACGCCTTATAGGATCAAGGGCAGCATGGCTCGTGAAGGTCTTGGTGCGTGTCTGTGGTGGGATGGCGCATGA